A single region of the Neomonachus schauinslandi chromosome 3, ASM220157v2, whole genome shotgun sequence genome encodes:
- the LOC110585707 gene encoding LOW QUALITY PROTEIN: aurora kinase A-like (The sequence of the model RefSeq protein was modified relative to this genomic sequence to represent the inferred CDS: inserted 1 base in 1 codon), which yields MNIARVLNVSQLHHPFLVVPVSYDATRVYLILEYAPLGAVYRELQKLSKFDEQRTATYLTELADALSYYHSKRVIHRDIKPENLLRGSAGELKIADFGWSVHDPSSRRTTLCGTLDYLPPEMIEGQMHDEKVDLWSLGXLCYEFLVGKPPFEASTYQETYKRISRVEFTFPDFVPEGARDLISRPLKHNPSQRPTLKEVLEHPWITANSSKPSSSQKSKESTSKQS from the exons tcAGCTTCACCACCCTTTCCTGGTGGTGCCAGTATCTTATGATGCCACCAGAGTTTACCTAATTCTAGAATATGCACCTCTCGGAGCTGTCTACAGAGAACTTCAGAAACTGTCAAAGTTTGATGAGCAGAGAACTGCTACTTATCTCACAGAGTTGGCAGATGCCCTGTCCTACTATCACTCAAAGAGAGTCATTCATAGAGACATTAAGCCAGAGAACCTACTCCGTGGATCGGCTGGAGAGCTTAAGATTGCAGATTTTGGGTGGTCAGTACATGACCCATCCTCCAGGAGAACCACCCTCTGTGGCACCCTGGATTACTTGCCCCCAGAGATGATTGAAGGCCAAATGCATGACGAGAAGGTGGATCTCTGGAGCCTTG TTCTTTGCTATGAATTTCTAGTTGGGAAGCCTCCTTTTGAGGCAAGCACATACCAAGAGACCTACAAAAGAATATCGCGGGTTGAGTTCACATTCCCTGATTTTGTGCCAGAGGGAGCCAGGGACCTCATTTCAAGACCGTTGAAACATAATCCCAGCCAAAGGCCGACTCTCAAAGAAGTACTTGAGCACCCCTGGATCACAGCAAATTCATCAAAACCATCAAGTAGccaaaaaagcaaagaatcaaCTAGCAAACAATCTTAA